A region of Streptomyces deccanensis DNA encodes the following proteins:
- a CDS encoding SRPBCC family protein: MEHEVFVPVPVGRLREALADPERVARAVPGLQQDAGTPPVAGRLKVRVAGHTITYRGTLRVTPQEDDSYLVEGDAAEARGSGTVKLTLTLRLVPGAEGTTLACSGTATATGRITELPADQVTSAATRLLSRFAENLPTGPDPEPEPKPPSRTEPQAPTEPEAAADEEPSTPAKPEAAADEEPSASAKPEAAADEEPSASASGEDEPSASVFETDVPPSALDPFGEGGFVAGEEPPAEAAHARRTMIGRSAEEVDHAPPRGRYAPVPVPEPVSASATLRWAAPAAALAVASAIIVSRALRKRR, translated from the coding sequence ATGGAGCATGAGGTGTTCGTTCCGGTTCCCGTCGGCCGCCTTCGCGAGGCGCTCGCCGACCCCGAGCGGGTGGCCCGCGCGGTCCCCGGGCTCCAGCAGGACGCGGGTACGCCGCCGGTCGCGGGGCGTCTGAAGGTACGGGTCGCGGGGCACACCATCACCTACCGGGGCACCCTGCGCGTGACGCCCCAGGAGGACGATTCCTACCTGGTGGAGGGGGACGCCGCCGAGGCGCGGGGCTCCGGGACCGTGAAACTCACGCTCACCCTCCGCCTCGTCCCGGGCGCCGAGGGCACGACGCTGGCCTGCTCCGGCACGGCCACGGCCACCGGCCGCATCACCGAACTCCCCGCCGACCAGGTGACCTCGGCCGCCACCCGCCTGCTGAGCAGGTTCGCGGAGAACCTGCCGACCGGACCGGACCCCGAACCAGAGCCGAAGCCTCCCTCGAGGACCGAACCCCAGGCCCCCACCGAGCCCGAGGCCGCCGCCGACGAGGAACCCTCGACTCCGGCCAAGCCCGAGGCTGCCGCCGACGAGGAGCCGTCGGCTTCGGCCAAGCCCGAGGCTGCCGCCGACGAAGAGCCGTCGGCTTCGGCTTCGGGTGAGGACGAGCCGTCCGCCTCCGTCTTCGAGACCGACGTCCCGCCGTCGGCGCTGGACCCCTTCGGCGAGGGCGGCTTCGTCGCCGGGGAGGAACCACCGGCCGAGGCGGCGCACGCACGCCGGACGATGATCGGCCGCAGCGCGGAGGAGGTCGACCACGCCCCGCCCCGCGGCCGCTACGCCCCCGTCCCGGTGCCCGAACCGGTCTCCGCGAGCGCCACGCTCCGCTGGGCGGCCCCGGCAGCGGCCCTGGCCGTCGCCTCGGCCATCATCGTCAGCCGAGCCCTACGCAAACGCCGCTGA
- a CDS encoding polyamine aminopropyltransferase — MIEPHAPAPPGAPPPWRGPGGPGGPGGQGGPGHGGPGAHAWLPVRPGIGRFLVLAGVFVCAACGLVYELELVALASYLIGDSVTQASVVLSVMVFAMGIGSLAAKRLRPRAALGFGAIEAALALVGGCSALALYAAFAWTGDWGGMWASGSRYLLVAFSLAIGLLIGAEVPLLMELIQRIRRQDAGGAVADLFAADYVGALVGGLAFPFLLLPWLGQLTGALLTGTVNALVGGALVLGLFHRDLTRRARWLLLVTNLAVLALLATAAVHVDDFERAARRAVYGKDVRVALQTGRQEVVLTGGRDGRPLSLFLDGRLRISGSDEQRYHRALVHPAMDAGPHARVLVLGGGDGLAAREVLRHDGVRQVDIVEIDPGVVRLARTDTALSALNGHAHDDDRVRVHTEDSFAWLRGARPAEPYDVVISDLPDPGITASTKLYSQEFYGLAREVLAVDGRMVVHAGPVASRRQVFWTVDATVRAAGLRTTPYRVSAADPGFVTGPDRTAHTTRAPHDWGFVLATRPDGGRHPALALGAGVTRLSAGGGVRDLPPSTLVHPRYAG; from the coding sequence GTGATCGAGCCGCACGCCCCCGCACCCCCCGGCGCCCCACCCCCCTGGCGCGGCCCCGGCGGCCCCGGCGGTCCCGGCGGCCAGGGCGGTCCCGGCCATGGCGGCCCCGGCGCCCACGCGTGGCTCCCGGTCCGCCCGGGGATCGGCCGTTTCCTCGTCCTCGCCGGTGTGTTCGTCTGCGCCGCCTGCGGACTCGTGTACGAACTCGAACTCGTCGCCCTCGCCTCGTACTTGATCGGCGACTCCGTCACCCAGGCCTCCGTGGTCCTCTCCGTCATGGTCTTCGCCATGGGCATCGGCTCCCTCGCCGCCAAACGCCTCCGCCCCCGCGCGGCCCTCGGTTTCGGCGCCATCGAGGCCGCCCTCGCCCTCGTCGGCGGCTGCAGCGCCCTCGCGCTGTACGCGGCGTTCGCGTGGACCGGCGACTGGGGCGGTATGTGGGCGAGCGGTTCCCGGTATCTCCTCGTCGCCTTCTCCCTGGCCATCGGCCTGCTCATCGGCGCCGAGGTCCCCCTGCTGATGGAGCTGATCCAGCGCATCCGCCGCCAGGACGCGGGCGGCGCGGTCGCCGACCTGTTCGCGGCCGACTACGTGGGCGCGCTCGTCGGCGGCCTCGCCTTCCCCTTCCTCCTGCTGCCCTGGCTGGGCCAGTTGACCGGCGCCCTGCTCACCGGCACGGTCAACGCCCTCGTCGGCGGCGCGCTGGTCCTCGGCCTGTTCCACCGCGACCTGACCCGCCGCGCCCGCTGGCTGCTGCTGGTCACCAACCTCGCCGTCCTCGCTCTCCTCGCCACCGCCGCCGTACACGTCGACGACTTCGAGCGCGCCGCACGGCGCGCGGTGTACGGCAAGGACGTACGGGTCGCGTTGCAGACCGGCCGGCAGGAGGTCGTCCTCACCGGCGGCCGGGACGGCCGGCCGCTCTCCCTCTTCCTCGACGGCCGGCTGCGGATCAGCGGCAGCGACGAACAGCGCTACCACCGGGCCCTCGTCCACCCCGCCATGGACGCCGGACCCCACGCCCGCGTCCTCGTCCTCGGCGGCGGTGACGGCCTCGCCGCCCGCGAGGTGCTCCGCCACGACGGCGTACGGCAGGTGGACATCGTCGAGATCGACCCGGGTGTGGTGCGCCTGGCCCGCACCGATACGGCGCTCTCCGCGCTCAACGGGCACGCCCACGACGACGACCGGGTCCGCGTCCACACGGAGGACTCCTTCGCCTGGCTGCGCGGCGCGCGGCCGGCCGAGCCGTACGACGTCGTCATCTCGGACCTCCCCGACCCCGGGATCACGGCGAGCACGAAGCTGTACTCGCAGGAGTTCTACGGGCTGGCCCGTGAGGTCCTCGCGGTCGACGGCCGCATGGTGGTGCACGCCGGGCCGGTGGCGTCCCGGCGGCAGGTGTTCTGGACGGTCGACGCGACCGTCCGCGCCGCCGGGCTGCGCACCACGCCCTACCGTGTGAGCGCCGCCGACCCCGGATTCGTGACCGGACCCGACCGTACGGCCCACACCACCCGCGCGCCCCACGACTGGGGCTTCGTCCTGGCGACCCGACCCGACGGCGGCCGTCACCCAGCCCTGGCGCTCGGCGCCGGGGTCACCCGACTCAGCGCCGGCGGCGGGGTGCGGGACCTGCCGCCGTCGACGCTGGTGCACCCGAGGTACGCGGGCTGA